A genome region from Macrotis lagotis isolate mMagLag1 chromosome 4, bilby.v1.9.chrom.fasta, whole genome shotgun sequence includes the following:
- the MARVELD1 gene encoding MARVEL domain-containing protein 1 translates to MRPPPPRQPPPPAAGGARSSLSLQRPFLRSPLGVLRLLQLLAGAAFWITIACSKYQGPVHFALFVSVFFWLLTAGLYFSSLLGKHELVPLLGPRWLLTNVLHDLLAAGLYVAASGIMIDQTRRHDYCNLKQYPLPCAYNAFLAASVCGCFCLSLYLLSALYGSCRRCRGHRDLV, encoded by the coding sequence ATgcgccccccgcccccgcgcCAGCCCCCGCCGCCGGCGGCCGGCGGGGCGCGGAGCTCGCTGAGCCTGCAGCGCCCCTTCCTGCGCAGTCCGCTGGGCGTGCTGAGGCTGCTGCAGCTGCTGGCCGGGGCCGCCTTCTGGATCACCATCGCCTGCAGCAAGTACCAGGGCCCCGTGCACTTCGCGCTCTTCGTCTccgtgttcttctggctgctgaCCGCCGGCCTCTACTTCAGCAGCCTGCTGGGCAAGCACGAGCTGGTGCCGCTGCTGGGCCCCCGCTGGCTGCTCACCAACGTGCTCCACGACCTGCTGGCGGCCGGCCTGTACGTGGCGGCCTCGGGCATCATGATCGACCAGACCCGGCGGCACGACTACTGCAACCTCAAGCAGTACCCGCTGCCCTGCGCCTACAACGCCTTCCTGGCCGCCTCCGTCTGCGGCTGCTTCTGCCTCTCGCTCTACCTGCTCTCGGCGCTCTACGGCTCCTGCCGCCGCTGCCGGGGCCACCGGGACCTGGTGTGA